A window from Bordetella petrii encodes these proteins:
- the dapE gene encoding succinyl-diaminopimelate desuccinylase: MTADSAVLALVRELIARPSVTPDDVDCQLLLAQRLEHAGFRCETIARGDVTNLWARRGSAGPLVVFAGHTDVVPPGPRDKWDSDPFVPTERDGFLYGRGAADMKSSIAAFVVAAEEFTAAHPGHEGSIALLITSDEEGPAVDGTVIVCNELQARGEQLDYCIVGEPTSGDALGDTCKNGRRGSLSGRLTVKGIQGHVAYPHLARNPVHQLAPALAEMAATEWDRGNEYFPPTTFQVSNLRAGTGATNVVPGEAVVLFNFRFSTASTPDGLKQRVHALLDKHGLEYELDWELGGEPFLTPRGPLTDALVDAIRTETGVAAELSTTGGTSDGRFIAKICPQVIEFGPCNATIHKVNERIELASLDPLKNIYRRTLENLLLPR; the protein is encoded by the coding sequence ATGACCGCCGACAGCGCCGTACTCGCGCTTGTGCGCGAGCTGATCGCCCGCCCTTCCGTCACGCCCGACGACGTCGATTGCCAGCTGCTGCTGGCGCAGCGCCTCGAGCATGCCGGCTTCCGCTGCGAGACCATCGCGCGCGGCGACGTCACCAACCTGTGGGCCCGGCGCGGCAGCGCCGGCCCGCTGGTGGTGTTTGCCGGCCACACCGACGTGGTGCCGCCCGGCCCGCGCGACAAATGGGACAGCGATCCGTTCGTGCCCACCGAGCGCGACGGCTTCCTGTACGGCCGCGGCGCGGCCGACATGAAGAGCTCCATCGCCGCCTTCGTGGTGGCGGCCGAGGAATTCACCGCGGCCCATCCCGGCCATGAAGGCTCGATCGCCCTGCTCATCACTTCCGACGAAGAAGGCCCGGCGGTCGACGGCACGGTCATCGTCTGCAACGAACTGCAGGCGCGCGGCGAGCAGCTCGACTACTGCATCGTGGGCGAGCCGACCTCGGGCGATGCGCTGGGCGACACCTGCAAGAACGGCCGGCGCGGCTCGCTGTCGGGCCGCCTGACCGTCAAGGGCATCCAGGGCCACGTGGCCTATCCGCACCTGGCGCGCAATCCGGTGCACCAGCTGGCGCCCGCCCTGGCCGAGATGGCCGCCACCGAATGGGACCGCGGCAACGAATACTTCCCGCCCACCACCTTCCAGGTGTCGAACCTGCGGGCCGGCACAGGCGCCACCAACGTGGTGCCGGGCGAGGCCGTGGTGCTGTTCAACTTCCGCTTCTCGACGGCCAGCACGCCCGACGGCCTGAAGCAGCGCGTGCATGCGCTGCTCGACAAGCATGGCCTGGAATACGAGCTGGACTGGGAACTGGGCGGCGAGCCCTTCCTGACCCCGCGCGGCCCGCTGACCGACGCGCTGGTCGACGCCATCCGCACCGAAACCGGCGTGGCGGCGGAGCTCTCGACCACCGGCGGCACTTCCGACGGCCGCTTCATCGCCAAGATCTGTCCGCAGGTCATCGAGTTCGGCCCGTGCAACGCCACCATCCACAAGGTGAACGAGCGCATCGAGCTGGCCTCGCTGGACCCCTTGAAGAACATCTACCGGCGTACTCTCGAAAACCTGTTGTTGCCGCGCTGA
- a CDS encoding non-heme iron oxygenase ferredoxin subunit yields the protein MTTACWTEALPHSELAADDVTPCEAGGRELALYAVGDAVYATDNLCTHGLARLCDGFLEGHEIECPLHQGRFDVRDGKALCAPLKQDIRSYPVKIENGTVYVQL from the coding sequence ATGACGACTGCCTGCTGGACCGAGGCCTTGCCGCACAGCGAACTTGCTGCCGACGATGTCACGCCCTGCGAGGCCGGCGGCCGCGAACTGGCCCTGTATGCCGTGGGCGACGCCGTGTATGCCACCGACAACCTCTGTACCCACGGCCTGGCCCGGCTGTGCGACGGTTTCCTGGAGGGCCATGAGATCGAATGCCCTCTGCATCAGGGACGTTTCGATGTGCGCGACGGCAAGGCGCTGTGCGCGCCGTTGAAGCAGGATATCCGCAGCTATCCGGTAAAGATCGAGAACGGGACGGTCTACGTGCAGCTGTGA
- the dapC gene encoding succinyldiaminopimelate transaminase, with amino-acid sequence MNPRLDALHPYPFTKLRALLESAGPAPDGLAPIDLSIGEPKHAAPACVAQALRGNLAGLSVYPATKGEPALRAAISQWLARRYSIPAPDADTQVLPVLGSREALFAFAQTVVDSSAGQPLVVCPNPFYQIYEGAALLAGAQPYYVNADPARNFGCDWQSVPADVWQRTQLVFVCSPGNPAGNVMPLDDWRALFALSDRHGFAIASDECYSEIYFDEGDAPLGALQAARRLGRDDYRNLVVFSSLSKRSNVPGLRSGFVAGDAALMARFLLYRTYHGSAMSPIVSAASIAAWNDEDHVRENRALYREKFAAVAPLLQPVLDVEYPQASFYLWVPVSGPDTAFARDLYARTGVTVLPGSFLAREAHGANPGQGRIRIALVAPLAQCVEAAGRIAQFARTTL; translated from the coding sequence ATGAACCCGCGTCTTGATGCCCTGCATCCCTATCCCTTCACGAAACTGCGCGCGCTGCTCGAATCGGCCGGCCCCGCGCCGGACGGGCTGGCGCCGATCGATTTGTCGATCGGCGAGCCCAAGCACGCCGCCCCCGCCTGCGTGGCGCAGGCGCTGCGCGGCAATCTCGCGGGCCTGTCGGTGTACCCGGCCACCAAGGGCGAGCCCGCGCTGCGCGCGGCCATTTCGCAGTGGCTGGCGCGGCGCTACAGCATCCCCGCCCCCGATGCCGACACGCAAGTGCTGCCCGTGCTGGGCTCGCGCGAGGCGCTGTTCGCCTTCGCCCAGACCGTTGTCGACTCCAGCGCCGGCCAGCCGCTGGTGGTATGCCCGAATCCGTTCTACCAGATCTATGAAGGCGCGGCGCTGCTGGCCGGCGCCCAGCCCTATTACGTCAACGCCGACCCGGCGCGCAATTTCGGCTGCGACTGGCAGAGCGTGCCCGCCGACGTCTGGCAGCGCACCCAGCTGGTCTTCGTGTGCTCGCCGGGCAATCCGGCCGGCAACGTCATGCCGCTGGACGACTGGCGCGCCCTGTTCGCGCTGTCCGACCGCCACGGCTTCGCCATCGCCTCCGACGAGTGCTATTCCGAGATCTATTTCGACGAAGGCGATGCGCCGCTGGGCGCGCTGCAGGCCGCCCGCCGCCTGGGACGCGACGACTACAGGAACCTGGTGGTGTTCTCCAGCCTGTCCAAACGCTCGAACGTGCCCGGGCTGCGCTCGGGCTTCGTGGCGGGCGACGCCGCCCTGATGGCGCGCTTCCTGCTGTACCGTACGTATCACGGCAGCGCCATGAGCCCCATCGTGTCGGCGGCCAGCATCGCCGCCTGGAACGACGAAGACCACGTGCGCGAGAACCGCGCCCTGTACCGCGAAAAATTCGCCGCGGTCGCGCCGCTGCTGCAGCCCGTGCTCGATGTCGAGTACCCGCAAGCGTCGTTTTACCTGTGGGTGCCCGTGTCCGGCCCGGATACGGCGTTTGCCCGCGATCTCTACGCCCGCACCGGCGTGACCGTCCTGCCCGGCAGTTTCCTGGCGCGCGAAGCGCACGGCGCCAATCCCGGCCAGGGCCGCATCCGTATCGCGCTGGTGGCGCCGCTGGCGCAATGCGTCGAAGCCGCCGGCCGCATTGCCCAGTTTGCCCGCACTACGCTTTGA
- a CDS encoding chorismate mutase, translating into MSSSEATQSELAALRAEIDEIDQQIMLLLGVRFRCTDMIGELKQASGLDPADPQRAAQQLDRIRHLAIDAGVPPDLAVTILRAIIDTVVDHQRLRRERPYS; encoded by the coding sequence ATGAGCAGCAGCGAGGCGACACAATCCGAACTGGCGGCGCTGCGCGCCGAAATCGATGAAATCGACCAGCAGATCATGCTGCTGCTCGGCGTGCGCTTTCGCTGCACCGACATGATCGGCGAACTGAAACAGGCCAGCGGCCTGGACCCGGCCGACCCCCAGCGGGCCGCGCAGCAGCTCGACCGCATCCGCCACCTGGCCATCGATGCGGGCGTGCCGCCCGACCTGGCGGTCACGATCCTGCGGGCCATCATCGATACGGTGGTCGACCATCAGCGCCTGCGGCGCGAACGGCCTTATTCCTGA
- the prmB gene encoding 50S ribosomal protein L3 N(5)-glutamine methyltransferase yields MPSSSRSELQTLRDLIRYGVSRLRESGVALGHGSDNAWDEAVYLALHALHLPLDTLDPFLDARVLPDERARVLDLFDRRVAQRLPAAYLTQEAWLCGHRFYVDTRVIVPRSPIAELLEQGLAPWVEPESVQAVLDMCTGSGCLAILAALAFPDARVDAVDVSPDALDVARRNVADYSLQDRLALHRSDLFDQLPACAYDVIVCNPPYVNSASMAALPDEYRHEPSLALAGGTDGMDLVRRILAAAPGYLAPQGVLVLEIGHERPHFEAAFPQLQPVWLDTEAASDQILLLAREQLAQDPTLP; encoded by the coding sequence ATGCCTTCATCTTCCCGCTCTGAACTGCAGACGCTGCGCGACCTGATCCGCTATGGCGTGTCGCGCCTGCGCGAGTCCGGCGTCGCACTGGGCCACGGCAGCGACAATGCCTGGGACGAGGCCGTCTACCTGGCGCTGCACGCGCTGCACCTGCCGCTGGACACGCTCGATCCTTTCCTGGACGCCCGCGTCCTGCCGGACGAGCGCGCGCGCGTGCTCGACCTGTTCGACCGGCGCGTGGCCCAGCGCCTGCCGGCCGCCTACCTGACCCAGGAAGCCTGGCTGTGTGGCCACCGCTTTTACGTCGATACGCGCGTCATCGTGCCGCGTTCGCCCATTGCCGAGCTGCTGGAGCAGGGCCTGGCGCCCTGGGTCGAGCCCGAATCGGTGCAGGCGGTGCTGGACATGTGCACGGGCTCTGGCTGCCTGGCTATCCTGGCGGCGCTGGCCTTCCCCGACGCCCGCGTCGATGCGGTGGACGTCTCGCCCGATGCGCTGGACGTGGCGCGCCGCAACGTGGCCGACTACAGCCTGCAAGACCGCCTGGCGCTGCACCGCAGCGACCTTTTCGACCAATTGCCGGCCTGCGCGTATGACGTCATCGTGTGCAATCCGCCCTACGTGAACAGCGCGTCGATGGCGGCCCTGCCCGACGAGTACCGCCATGAGCCCAGCCTGGCGCTGGCCGGGGGCACCGACGGCATGGACCTGGTGCGGCGCATCCTGGCCGCCGCGCCCGGCTACCTGGCCCCCCAGGGCGTGCTGGTTCTGGAAATCGGCCATGAGCGCCCGCACTTCGAGGCGGCCTTTCCGCAGCTGCAGCCTGTGTGGCTGGATACCGAGGCCGCCAGCGACCAGATCCTGCTGCTGGCCCGCGAACAACTGGCCCAGGACCCTACTCTTCCGTGA
- a CDS encoding DUF2513 domain-containing protein has protein sequence MQRDFDLVVTILGELRDADTASLSRADIEAAVRASMPDAPPVALIAHHLDILADAGLIAPDGSPAGAAWRLTWKGHDALDQQDEDEDDEEEDEDDEDD, from the coding sequence ATGCAACGAGATTTTGATCTGGTGGTAACCATACTGGGTGAATTGCGCGACGCCGACACCGCCTCGCTGTCGCGGGCGGACATCGAAGCCGCCGTGCGCGCCAGCATGCCGGATGCGCCGCCGGTGGCCTTGATTGCGCATCACCTGGACATCCTGGCCGACGCCGGCCTGATCGCGCCGGACGGCAGCCCGGCGGGCGCGGCGTGGCGCCTGACCTGGAAAGGCCACGACGCGCTCGACCAGCAGGATGAGGACGAAGACGACGAAGAAGAGGACGAAGACGACGAGGACGATTGA
- a CDS encoding LysR family transcriptional regulator has translation MNLKDVDLNLLVVFDELLKQGSVSGAAASLGVSQPGVSNALNRLRRLLGDELFLRTSRGMVPTPYADALADPLAGALDAIRDTLNARAAFDPASSRRGFVIGVSDVGETYFLPRLMRHLAELAPGVTIRTARTTSLDVKDEMERGRIDLAMGFLPALKGGFFQRRLFRQPYVCLFRRGHPLARGAVSLRQFRAAEHVAILAEGTGHGVVDEIMQRAAIARRVRLTVPHFMAVGPVLQSTDMIAVVPQRFADCVCEPFGLMAAACPVKIPESVINVFWHARSHREAANQWLRQMIVEVFGE, from the coding sequence ATGAACCTGAAAGACGTCGACTTGAACCTGCTGGTGGTTTTCGACGAATTGCTCAAGCAGGGCAGTGTCTCGGGCGCCGCGGCCAGCCTGGGGGTATCGCAGCCCGGAGTCAGCAACGCGCTGAACCGGCTGCGCCGCCTGCTGGGCGACGAGCTGTTCCTGCGCACATCGCGCGGCATGGTGCCCACGCCCTATGCGGATGCGCTGGCCGACCCCCTGGCAGGCGCGCTCGACGCCATCCGCGATACCCTCAACGCGCGTGCCGCCTTCGATCCGGCCAGCAGCCGGCGCGGCTTTGTCATCGGCGTCAGCGACGTGGGCGAAACCTACTTCCTGCCCCGCCTGATGCGCCATCTGGCCGAGCTCGCGCCCGGCGTCACCATCCGCACGGCGCGCACTACTTCGCTGGATGTGAAAGACGAGATGGAGCGCGGCCGCATCGACCTGGCCATGGGCTTCCTGCCGGCGCTCAAGGGCGGATTCTTCCAGCGCCGGCTGTTCCGCCAGCCCTATGTCTGCCTGTTCCGGCGCGGCCATCCGCTGGCGCGCGGCGCCGTGTCATTGCGCCAGTTCCGGGCGGCCGAGCACGTGGCCATTCTGGCCGAAGGCACGGGCCACGGCGTGGTGGACGAGATCATGCAGCGTGCGGCCATCGCCCGCCGCGTACGGCTGACCGTTCCGCATTTCATGGCGGTGGGGCCGGTGCTGCAAAGCACCGACATGATCGCCGTGGTGCCGCAACGGTTCGCCGACTGTGTCTGCGAACCGTTCGGCCTCATGGCCGCGGCCTGTCCGGTGAAGATTCCCGAATCGGTCATCAATGTGTTCTGGCATGCGCGCAGCCACCGCGAGGCCGCCAACCAGTGGCTGCGCCAGATGATCGTCGAAGTGTTCGGGGAGTAA
- a CDS encoding aromatic-ring-hydroxylating dioxygenase subunit beta, with protein MVDFQTYQALLRLYTDYAAALDAGQWQQWPEFFTDACSYRIVPRENHERGFPLATLAFESKGMLQDRVYAISETIFHDPYYQRHVIGAPRILSANGEQIESEASYAVFRTKPSQPTTVFNVGRYLDVIQHTPQGLKFASRQCIFDSELIPNSLIYPL; from the coding sequence ATGGTCGACTTCCAGACTTACCAGGCGCTGCTGCGCCTTTACACCGATTACGCCGCCGCGCTGGATGCCGGTCAATGGCAGCAATGGCCGGAATTCTTCACAGACGCATGCTCGTACCGCATCGTGCCGCGCGAAAACCACGAGCGCGGCTTCCCGCTGGCCACCCTGGCTTTTGAAAGCAAGGGCATGCTGCAGGACCGGGTCTACGCCATCAGCGAGACGATTTTCCACGACCCGTACTACCAGCGCCATGTCATCGGTGCCCCCCGCATCTTATCGGCCAACGGCGAGCAGATCGAATCCGAGGCCAGCTATGCGGTGTTTCGCACCAAGCCCAGCCAGCCCACCACGGTGTTCAATGTGGGACGCTACCTGGACGTCATCCAGCACACGCCGCAGGGCCTGAAGTTCGCATCGCGGCAATGCATCTTCGACAGCGAGCTGATTCCCAATTCATTGATTTATCCGCTATAG
- a CDS encoding ATP-binding cassette domain-containing protein, producing the protein MIRASGLTLRRGTKVLLDGADFVVHPGERVGIVGKNGAGKSSLFALLTGALDVDAGNIDLPAGWRIASVQQELAADAQPAREFVIDGDTHLRRLQAQRAALRDDQGTQIAEAESALVEAGAWSAASRAEQLLAGLGFKPHEWMQPVASFSGGWRMRLALARALMAPSDLLLLDEPTNHLDLDAMLWLEKWLAAYPGTVLLISHDTEFLDAVARAVLHFDHGKLVRYRGGYQDFLTQRAERLRQTSLAHERQAREAARLQGFIDRFKAKASKAKQAQSRVKALARMEALAPLHAEAGIDIRIPSPDHMPDPLLALEHLSAGYTDAAGQDVPILRDVTLMVRAGSRIGVLGANGAGKSTLIKTLAEELPAQAGERRASRGLAIGYFHQHQLDMLDLDATPLAHLARLAPDAREQELRNYLGGFGFSGDAATGLVGPMSGGEKARLALALIVWQKPNLLLLDEPSNHLDVETREALAAALAEFSGSMLLVSHDRHLLRTTVDSFWVVADGAVHEFDGDLEDYRDWLAARNAEEKAADAAARDPASAAEAVNRKAQRRLEAEQRQRLATLRKPLETELAKVESGMEKTRATLQKLDDIIADADLYSDARRAERQQVMAEHGELGKRMQSLEERWLELQEALENIQ; encoded by the coding sequence GTGATACGAGCTTCTGGATTGACCCTGCGCCGCGGCACCAAGGTGCTGCTCGACGGCGCGGACTTCGTCGTGCATCCCGGCGAACGCGTCGGCATCGTCGGCAAGAACGGCGCCGGCAAATCGTCGCTGTTCGCCTTGCTGACCGGCGCGCTGGACGTCGACGCCGGCAATATCGACCTGCCGGCCGGCTGGCGCATTGCCAGCGTGCAGCAAGAACTGGCCGCAGACGCACAGCCGGCGCGCGAGTTCGTGATCGATGGCGACACCCATCTGCGGCGACTGCAGGCCCAGCGCGCGGCCCTGCGCGACGACCAGGGCACGCAGATCGCCGAGGCCGAGTCCGCGCTGGTCGAGGCCGGCGCCTGGAGCGCCGCCTCGCGCGCCGAGCAGTTGCTGGCCGGCCTGGGCTTCAAGCCGCACGAATGGATGCAGCCGGTGGCCAGCTTCTCGGGCGGCTGGCGCATGCGCCTGGCGCTTGCCCGCGCGCTGATGGCCCCGTCCGACCTGCTGCTGCTCGACGAGCCCACCAACCACCTCGACCTGGACGCGATGCTGTGGCTGGAAAAATGGCTGGCCGCCTATCCCGGCACGGTGCTGCTGATTTCGCACGACACCGAATTCCTGGATGCCGTGGCGCGCGCCGTCCTGCATTTCGACCACGGCAAGCTGGTGCGGTACCGCGGCGGCTACCAGGATTTCCTGACCCAGCGCGCCGAACGCCTGCGCCAGACCAGCCTGGCGCACGAACGGCAGGCGCGCGAAGCGGCGCGGTTGCAGGGCTTCATCGACCGCTTCAAGGCCAAGGCCAGCAAGGCCAAGCAGGCACAAAGCCGGGTCAAGGCGCTGGCGCGCATGGAAGCCCTGGCGCCGCTGCACGCCGAAGCCGGCATCGACATCCGCATTCCGTCGCCCGACCATATGCCCGATCCGCTGCTGGCGCTGGAACACCTGTCGGCCGGCTATACCGACGCGGCCGGCCAGGACGTGCCCATTCTGCGCGATGTGACGCTGATGGTGCGCGCGGGCAGCCGGATCGGCGTGTTGGGCGCCAACGGCGCCGGCAAGAGCACGCTGATCAAGACCCTGGCCGAAGAACTGCCGGCGCAGGCGGGCGAACGGCGCGCCTCGCGCGGCCTGGCCATCGGCTACTTCCACCAGCACCAGCTCGACATGCTGGACCTGGACGCCACGCCCCTGGCCCACCTGGCGCGCCTGGCGCCCGATGCGCGCGAACAGGAACTGCGCAATTACCTGGGGGGCTTCGGTTTTTCGGGCGACGCCGCCACCGGCCTGGTGGGGCCGATGTCGGGCGGCGAGAAGGCCCGCCTGGCGCTGGCGCTGATCGTATGGCAAAAACCCAACCTGCTGCTGCTGGACGAGCCCAGCAACCACCTTGACGTCGAAACTCGCGAGGCGCTGGCCGCGGCCCTGGCGGAATTTTCCGGCAGCATGCTGCTGGTGTCGCACGACCGCCATCTGCTGCGCACCACCGTCGACAGTTTCTGGGTGGTGGCCGACGGCGCCGTGCACGAGTTCGACGGCGACCTGGAAGACTACCGGGACTGGCTGGCGGCGCGCAATGCCGAAGAAAAGGCGGCCGATGCCGCCGCCCGCGACCCCGCAAGCGCGGCCGAGGCGGTCAACCGCAAGGCGCAACGGCGGCTCGAGGCCGAACAGCGCCAGCGCCTGGCCACCCTGCGTAAGCCGTTGGAAACTGAACTGGCCAAGGTCGAGTCCGGCATGGAAAAAACCCGCGCCACCCTGCAGAAGCTGGACGACATCATCGCCGACGCCGACCTGTATTCCGATGCGCGCCGCGCCGAACGCCAGCAGGTCATGGCCGAGCACGGCGAACTGGGCAAGCGCATGCAGTCGCTCGAAGAGCGCTGGCTGGAACTGCAGGAAGCGCTGGAAAACATCCAGTAG
- a CDS encoding aromatic ring-hydroxylating dioxygenase subunit alpha: MNPSAPPEARVAWPDNGSSRIPFGVYTDASLHAREMQRFFYQGHWNYVGLEAEIPRPGDFKRTAIGERSVILVRDADGAVRVLENLCAHRGVQFCRERAGHRSEFVCPYHQWNYDLQGRLIGVPLRRGVKQDGRVNGGMPPDFDPAEHGLNQLAVACRHGVVFASFDHQVEPLEAFLGPDILHYFDRVFDGRELVVHGYSRQRIGGNWKLMQENIKDPYHPGLLHTWFVTFGLWRADNRAQLKMDSHFRHAAMISTRGQGGQKSSVTQGVASFKEQMQLHDDRFLDIVPEPWWNGPTAVLMTLFPSLIIQQQVNSLSTRHIQPVGHDAFDFVWTHFGFADDTPEMTRRRLRQANLFGPAGFVSADDGEVIELSQAGFGQRPRHRALAELGGRTVENTEHMVTETLIRGMYAYWRRVMEA, from the coding sequence ATGAACCCGAGCGCGCCGCCCGAGGCCCGCGTGGCCTGGCCGGACAACGGTTCCAGCCGGATCCCGTTCGGCGTTTATACCGATGCGTCCCTGCATGCGCGCGAAATGCAGCGCTTTTTCTACCAGGGGCACTGGAACTATGTCGGCCTCGAGGCCGAGATCCCCCGGCCCGGCGACTTCAAGCGCACCGCCATCGGCGAACGGTCGGTCATCCTGGTGCGCGACGCGGACGGCGCGGTGCGCGTGCTGGAGAACCTGTGCGCCCATCGGGGCGTGCAATTCTGCCGCGAGCGGGCCGGCCACCGCAGCGAGTTCGTGTGTCCGTACCACCAATGGAACTACGACCTGCAGGGCCGGCTGATCGGCGTGCCGCTGCGGCGCGGCGTCAAGCAGGACGGGCGGGTCAACGGCGGCATGCCGCCGGATTTCGATCCGGCCGAGCACGGCCTGAACCAGCTGGCCGTGGCCTGCCGGCACGGCGTGGTGTTCGCCTCGTTTGACCACCAGGTCGAGCCGCTGGAAGCGTTCCTGGGCCCGGACATCCTGCATTATTTCGACCGCGTGTTCGACGGCCGCGAACTGGTGGTGCACGGCTACAGCCGCCAGCGCATCGGCGGCAACTGGAAGCTGATGCAGGAGAACATCAAAGACCCCTACCATCCCGGGCTGCTGCATACCTGGTTCGTCACGTTCGGCCTGTGGCGCGCCGACAACCGGGCGCAGCTGAAAATGGATTCGCACTTCCGCCACGCCGCCATGATCTCCACCCGCGGCCAGGGCGGCCAGAAAAGCTCGGTGACGCAGGGCGTGGCCAGTTTCAAAGAGCAGATGCAGCTGCACGACGACCGGTTCCTGGACATCGTGCCCGAACCCTGGTGGAACGGCCCCACGGCAGTATTGATGACGCTGTTTCCCAGCCTGATCATCCAGCAGCAGGTGAACTCGCTGTCGACGCGCCACATCCAGCCGGTGGGCCACGATGCCTTCGATTTTGTCTGGACCCATTTCGGCTTTGCCGACGACACGCCCGAGATGACGCGCCGCCGGCTGCGCCAGGCCAATCTGTTCGGCCCGGCCGGGTTCGTGTCGGCCGACGACGGCGAGGTCATCGAACTGTCGCAGGCGGGATTCGGGCAAAGGCCCCGGCACCGCGCGCTGGCCGAACTGGGCGGGCGTACGGTGGAAAATACCGAACATATGGTGACCGAGACGCTGATACGCGGCATGTACGCGTACTGGCGGCGCGTCATGGAGGCCTGA
- the dapD gene encoding 2,3,4,5-tetrahydropyridine-2,6-dicarboxylate N-succinyltransferase, whose product MTLDLQTTIENAWENRANLSPVDATAEVREAVEQTIAALDLGRLRVAEKTEAGWIVHQWIKKAVLLSFRLQDNAIMGQAPLQFYDKVPLKFAEYGETAFQHGGYRVVPPAVARRGAFIARNVVLMPSYVNIGAYVDEGTMVDTWATVGSCAQIGKNVHLSGGVGIGGVLEPLQANPTIIEDNCFIGARSEVVEGVVVEENSVLAMGVFLSQSTKIYDRATGKVTYGRVPSGSVVVPGSLPSEDGSHSLACAVIVKRVDAQTRAKTSINDLLRA is encoded by the coding sequence ATGACTCTCGACCTGCAGACCACCATCGAAAACGCCTGGGAAAACCGGGCCAATCTGTCGCCCGTCGACGCTACCGCTGAAGTGCGCGAAGCGGTCGAACAAACCATTGCCGCGCTGGACCTGGGCCGCCTGCGCGTGGCCGAGAAAACCGAGGCCGGCTGGATCGTGCACCAGTGGATCAAGAAGGCCGTGCTGCTGTCGTTCCGCCTGCAGGACAACGCCATCATGGGCCAGGCGCCCTTGCAGTTCTACGACAAGGTGCCCCTGAAGTTCGCCGAGTACGGCGAAACCGCCTTCCAGCACGGCGGCTACCGCGTCGTGCCGCCGGCCGTGGCGCGCCGCGGCGCCTTCATCGCCCGCAACGTGGTGCTGATGCCGTCGTACGTGAACATCGGCGCCTATGTCGACGAAGGCACCATGGTCGACACCTGGGCCACCGTGGGCTCGTGCGCGCAGATCGGCAAGAACGTGCACCTGTCGGGCGGCGTGGGCATCGGCGGCGTGCTCGAGCCGCTGCAGGCCAACCCCACCATCATCGAAGACAACTGCTTCATCGGCGCGCGCTCGGAAGTCGTCGAGGGCGTGGTCGTCGAAGAAAACTCGGTGCTGGCCATGGGCGTGTTCCTGTCGCAAAGCACCAAGATCTACGATCGCGCCACCGGCAAGGTGACCTACGGCCGCGTGCCGTCGGGCTCGGTGGTGGTGCCCGGTTCGCTGCCCTCCGAAGACGGTTCGCACAGCCTGGCCTGCGCCGTGATCGTCAAGCGCGTCGACGCCCAGACACGCGCCAAGACCAGCATCAACGACCTGCTGAGGGCTTGA